A genome region from Arthrobacter agilis includes the following:
- a CDS encoding PucR family transcriptional regulator produces MAITLTDLLTDAALGLVAEGRTAAPPHPIEWVAVTELEDPRPFLNGAEVVLTTGVRLKTGAAQRAFVRRAHEAGALAIGFGVGLTHQRIPTAVLAEADDVGLPAFRVPYEVPFIAIGKRVADALSADRFAGLEELLEGHAVLASALLGPGGLEALLGELARMLGTDVALFQYGARIAGASSSPGRGGTPGARGAGGAGGVHGVLGVGVGGAGAGAGGRAADVAEGRAAGVAGGVSDPGARGTAGTVGASATADAPDAPTPWHRLPIATGLKDRCTLAIAEPYGRAAVVEYAQNLISVELTNQARNRTGVRNAVGQLLEDVVRGTLAGAEAAARLAGAGIDTALRHGVLIVDVASGQRRALRTLPLPDGWNGVSAGLVDERLVLVLPAGATPDPADLGRYLHGAGLTARIGVGGTYAQPNGLRWSYFEAREALQRGQALNIADRLSLTSLLMTSADVPLADLAAETLKPLEAFDEAHGAGLLATLQRYLDLDGSVAAVAAALGLHRNTVRYRLQQVVTLTGYDPAVTADRVHLYLALRIRALG; encoded by the coding sequence ATGGCCATCACCCTCACCGATCTCCTGACCGATGCGGCCTTGGGCCTCGTCGCTGAAGGACGTACAGCGGCTCCCCCGCATCCGATCGAGTGGGTCGCGGTGACGGAGCTGGAGGATCCACGCCCGTTCCTCAACGGGGCCGAGGTGGTGCTGACCACGGGCGTGCGACTGAAGACCGGGGCAGCCCAGCGGGCCTTCGTCCGGCGGGCGCACGAGGCGGGAGCACTCGCCATCGGCTTCGGGGTGGGCCTCACCCACCAGCGGATCCCCACCGCCGTGCTCGCGGAGGCGGACGACGTCGGACTGCCCGCCTTCCGCGTACCCTACGAGGTCCCCTTCATCGCCATCGGGAAGAGGGTGGCCGATGCCCTGTCGGCCGATCGGTTCGCCGGCCTGGAGGAACTCCTCGAGGGGCACGCGGTCCTGGCATCGGCGCTGCTCGGGCCCGGTGGTCTCGAAGCGCTCCTCGGCGAGCTCGCCCGGATGCTCGGCACCGACGTCGCCCTGTTCCAGTACGGTGCGCGGATCGCGGGGGCCTCCAGCTCCCCGGGACGCGGAGGCACCCCCGGAGCCCGCGGTGCCGGCGGTGCCGGCGGTGTCCACGGTGTCCTCGGTGTCGGTGTCGGCGGCGCCGGCGCCGGCGCCGGCGGCCGCGCCGCTGACGTCGCCGAAGGCCGCGCCGCTGGCGTCGCCGGGGGCGTGTCCGATCCTGGGGCGCGCGGCACGGCGGGTACGGTCGGCGCTTCCGCCACCGCTGATGCACCTGATGCACCGACGCCGTGGCACCGGCTCCCCATCGCCACCGGTCTGAAGGACCGCTGCACGCTCGCCATCGCGGAGCCCTACGGCCGGGCGGCCGTCGTCGAGTACGCGCAGAACCTCATCTCGGTGGAGCTGACCAACCAGGCCCGGAACCGGACGGGCGTGCGCAACGCCGTCGGCCAGCTGCTTGAGGACGTGGTGCGCGGTACGCTCGCCGGTGCGGAGGCAGCGGCGAGGCTGGCCGGGGCCGGTATCGACACCGCACTGCGCCACGGCGTGCTGATCGTCGACGTCGCCTCCGGGCAGCGGCGGGCGCTACGCACGCTGCCCCTGCCCGACGGGTGGAACGGCGTGTCGGCGGGCCTCGTCGACGAGCGCCTCGTCCTCGTCCTCCCCGCGGGTGCCACGCCTGATCCCGCCGACCTCGGCCGCTACCTGCACGGCGCCGGTCTCACGGCCCGGATAGGGGTCGGCGGGACGTACGCCCAGCCCAACGGGTTGCGCTGGAGCTATTTCGAGGCCCGCGAGGCCCTGCAGCGGGGCCAGGCCCTGAATATCGCGGACCGGCTGAGCCTCACGTCGCTGCTCATGACCAGCGCCGACGTGCCCCTCGCCGATCTCGCCGCCGAGACCCTGAAGCCGCTCGAGGCCTTCGACGAGGCCCACGGCGCCGGTCTCCTGGCCACGCTGCAGCGCTACCTCGACCTCGACGGCTCCGTGGCCGCCGTCGCCGCAGCCCTCGGTCTCCACCGCAACACCGTCCGCTATCGGCTGCAGCAGGTCGTCACGCTCACGGGCTATGACCCTGCCGTCACCGCGGACCGCGTGCATCTCTACCTGGCACTGCGGATCAGGGCGCTCGGCTGA
- a CDS encoding sensor histidine kinase: MSLLHADELDLQELARQAVLQDYRLPYGETDGTPVDRLDYETPPELLNLVKLAVRVSGMEAGVINIITADQQHQIAAVGVDAAVCAREDSMCSKVFTSGSITALADASRDPRFADNPFVNGGIATVRSYASVPLVTQEGHALGSLCVFSPEVLGFGAEQQEGLDILARQVVEVLELQFRTRRLVEALEVVRRSNEDLAGFAARVSHDLKNPLTAILGYAELGEDDTDIGSSGPAARYLSIIRGSASRMLTTVEDVLAFSRVGGAISRRPVRLSTLMNAVLQDVLPLSSASDALIAVQDAQLHVDQAQVTALLQNLVSNAIKYSTPGGPPRIEVVASVGETQVLRVIDHGKGIDPADRQRVLEPLVRLHRDGEPAGNGIGLATCARIASAHDGSISVTETPGGGTTVAVDLGPARP; encoded by the coding sequence ATGTCACTGCTTCATGCCGACGAATTGGATCTGCAGGAGCTCGCCCGACAGGCGGTCCTTCAGGACTACCGGCTTCCCTACGGCGAGACCGACGGCACCCCGGTGGACCGGCTGGACTACGAGACGCCCCCTGAACTCCTGAACCTGGTCAAGCTGGCCGTGCGCGTGAGCGGGATGGAGGCGGGTGTCATCAACATCATCACCGCCGACCAGCAGCACCAGATCGCCGCCGTCGGCGTGGACGCCGCCGTCTGTGCCCGCGAGGACTCGATGTGCTCGAAGGTCTTCACCTCGGGCTCCATCACGGCGCTCGCGGATGCGTCCCGTGACCCCCGCTTCGCGGACAACCCCTTCGTCAACGGCGGTATCGCCACCGTGCGCTCCTACGCGTCGGTGCCCCTCGTCACGCAGGAGGGACACGCGCTCGGCTCCCTGTGCGTCTTCTCCCCCGAGGTGCTCGGGTTCGGCGCCGAACAGCAGGAGGGCCTCGACATCCTCGCGCGCCAGGTGGTGGAGGTCCTGGAGCTGCAGTTCAGGACACGGAGACTGGTCGAGGCGCTCGAGGTGGTGCGGCGCAGCAACGAGGACCTCGCCGGCTTCGCCGCGCGTGTGAGCCACGACCTGAAGAACCCCCTCACCGCGATCCTCGGGTACGCCGAGCTCGGCGAGGACGACACCGACATCGGATCCTCCGGGCCGGCCGCGCGTTACCTGAGCATCATCCGCGGCAGTGCCAGCCGCATGCTGACCACGGTGGAGGACGTCCTCGCGTTCTCCCGTGTCGGCGGGGCGATCAGCCGCCGGCCGGTCCGCCTCAGCACGCTGATGAACGCCGTCCTGCAGGACGTGCTGCCGCTCAGCAGCGCCTCCGACGCCCTCATCGCCGTCCAGGACGCACAACTCCACGTGGACCAGGCGCAGGTCACGGCTCTCCTGCAGAACCTCGTGTCCAATGCGATCAAGTACTCCACCCCGGGTGGTCCGCCTCGCATCGAGGTCGTCGCGAGCGTGGGCGAGACCCAGGTGCTGCGTGTGATCGACCACGGGAAGGGGATTGATCCGGCCGACCGCCAGCGCGTGCTCGAGCCACTCGTGCGCCTGCACCGTGACGGGGAGCCTGCCGGCAACGGGATCGGCCTCGCGACGTGCGCCCGCATCGCCAGCGCCCACGACGGGTCCATCAGCGTGACGGAGACACCGGGTGGCGGCACCACGGTCGCGGTCGATCTGGGTCCGGCGCGTCCGTAG
- a CDS encoding sensor histidine kinase has translation MDRVLSYLTLNTRQFHELTLRGRVILSQLPLSLTVLLIVVSGVLFHRDLLASGPFLVGVGLHAVLLALCVLVPWDRLPHATFLVIPLLDFIPIGFMRYGAGTVITGVGLLAVFPVIWLAASGLFPRAALAVGFLASLGIVWVPVFATDVEVNSQTLTQSFLLPFIMLAIGVTIRVMTASMMAQQEVVEEKDRALQLLLEESARRERLLETVVNSVDIGLIALDEAGRPILANRKLERFRALAGGTGDTAESDLRIFQQDGETVLPAARRPTRRAADGQVFSDYLLWWGDRPAQRVLSTSSRQMTNQAGTREGSVVTFNDVTELVTALNAKDEFVATVSHELRTPLTVIRGYLELLTGMPDLEPTVASGLEVVSRNSERLHKLVIDLLSAAEGPPEVTPVPTDFSELVSRHVATAEEGNGNPLVRFEDHTSPDLVALCDASRIGQVLDNLLSNAIKYSPGGGRVTVRATAVDGEVECSVTDEGSGMSPEELKGVFSKFFRTSGARNAAIPGVGLGLAISKAIVERHGGTITCRSVEGVGSTFTFRLPLAHISQDQQLQSQ, from the coding sequence ATGGACAGGGTGCTTTCCTACCTGACGCTCAACACCCGGCAGTTCCACGAGCTGACCCTCCGCGGGCGCGTCATCCTCAGCCAGCTCCCGCTCTCCCTGACGGTGCTGCTCATCGTCGTGAGCGGTGTCCTGTTCCACCGGGACCTCCTCGCGAGCGGGCCCTTCCTGGTCGGCGTGGGTCTCCATGCTGTGCTGCTGGCCCTGTGCGTCCTCGTGCCGTGGGACCGCCTCCCGCATGCCACCTTCCTGGTCATCCCGCTCCTCGACTTCATCCCCATCGGGTTCATGCGCTACGGCGCGGGTACGGTGATCACCGGTGTCGGCCTGCTCGCCGTGTTCCCCGTGATCTGGCTCGCCGCATCGGGGCTGTTCCCGCGTGCTGCCCTCGCGGTGGGCTTCCTGGCCTCGCTCGGCATCGTCTGGGTGCCGGTGTTCGCCACGGATGTCGAGGTCAACTCGCAGACCCTCACCCAGTCCTTCCTCCTGCCCTTCATCATGCTGGCGATCGGCGTGACCATCCGGGTGATGACGGCCAGCATGATGGCCCAGCAGGAGGTGGTGGAGGAGAAGGACCGCGCACTGCAGCTGCTGCTCGAGGAGAGCGCCCGGCGTGAACGCCTGCTGGAGACCGTGGTCAACAGCGTCGACATCGGCCTGATCGCCCTCGACGAGGCCGGCCGCCCGATCCTGGCGAACCGCAAGCTCGAGAGGTTCCGGGCGCTCGCGGGCGGGACCGGGGACACCGCCGAGTCGGATCTCCGCATCTTCCAGCAGGACGGCGAGACGGTGCTCCCCGCAGCCCGCCGGCCCACGCGCCGCGCAGCCGACGGCCAGGTGTTCTCCGACTACCTCCTCTGGTGGGGGGACCGACCGGCGCAGCGCGTGCTCTCCACCTCGTCCCGCCAGATGACCAACCAGGCGGGCACCCGCGAGGGATCCGTGGTCACGTTCAACGATGTCACCGAGCTCGTCACCGCCCTCAACGCGAAGGACGAGTTCGTCGCGACGGTGTCCCACGAGCTGCGGACGCCCCTCACCGTGATCAGGGGCTATCTCGAGCTGCTGACCGGCATGCCCGACCTCGAGCCCACCGTCGCGTCCGGTCTCGAAGTGGTGTCGCGCAACTCGGAGCGCCTCCACAAGCTCGTCATCGACCTGCTCTCCGCGGCGGAGGGCCCGCCCGAGGTCACGCCGGTGCCCACCGACTTCTCGGAGCTCGTCAGCCGGCACGTCGCGACGGCCGAAGAGGGCAACGGCAACCCCCTGGTGCGCTTCGAGGACCACACCTCCCCGGATCTCGTGGCCCTGTGTGACGCCTCACGGATCGGCCAGGTGCTGGACAACCTGCTCTCGAACGCCATCAAGTATTCGCCGGGTGGAGGCCGTGTGACCGTCCGCGCCACCGCGGTGGACGGCGAGGTGGAGTGCAGCGTGACCGACGAGGGCAGCGGCATGTCGCCCGAGGAGCTGAAGGGCGTGTTCTCGAAGTTCTTCCGCACCTCCGGGGCCCGCAATGCGGCCATCCCCGGCGTCGGCCTCGGCCTGGCGATCTCCAAGGCGATCGTGGAACGGCACGGTGGGACCATCACGTGCCGCAGCGTCGAGGGCGTGGGGTCCACCTTCACGTTCCGGCTGCCGCTCGCACACATCAGCCAGGACCAGCAGCTCCAGTCACAGTAG
- a CDS encoding alpha/beta hydrolase, whose product MTSGHPAGTDTVEPSAQDGSRAMRLASRLIGFLPTKKNLNGTDWVNAKYPSRTYPSMAAIPWTFRQTHTIQEKRIDGVRTITVRPLLGATRSHIIYTHGGIYINEFGRPHWWIIAELTKRTGAAVTVPLYRLAPESTYREAFPYLVSVYRDVLVTANPEDVTLMGDSAGGALAIAQPWAFRDAGLPAPGRVVAFSPWLDVTGTNPEIPKYDAVDPMLSVPGGVQAGLWWSDGDDPRTPLVSPACAPADLLATVPVTRIYQGTRDVCMADATVFRDRAVAAGADVTLKVYPGGFHVFPAFPRLPESRDVYTDIAAFLGRPALP is encoded by the coding sequence ATGACGAGCGGACACCCAGCAGGTACGGACACCGTCGAACCGAGTGCGCAGGACGGCTCGCGGGCCATGCGCCTGGCGTCCCGGCTGATCGGCTTCCTCCCCACCAAGAAGAACCTCAACGGAACCGACTGGGTGAACGCGAAGTACCCGAGCCGCACGTACCCCTCGATGGCGGCCATCCCCTGGACCTTCAGGCAGACGCACACCATCCAGGAGAAGCGGATCGACGGCGTCCGCACCATCACCGTCAGGCCCCTGCTCGGAGCGACGCGCTCGCACATCATCTACACGCATGGCGGCATATACATCAACGAGTTCGGCCGCCCGCACTGGTGGATCATCGCGGAACTGACGAAGCGGACGGGCGCCGCGGTCACCGTGCCCCTCTACCGCCTGGCCCCGGAGAGCACCTACCGGGAGGCGTTCCCCTACCTGGTCTCCGTCTACCGTGACGTCCTCGTCACGGCGAATCCCGAGGACGTCACGCTGATGGGTGATTCCGCAGGCGGCGCACTCGCCATCGCGCAGCCCTGGGCCTTCCGGGATGCCGGGCTGCCGGCGCCCGGCCGCGTCGTCGCCTTCTCCCCATGGCTTGACGTCACGGGCACCAATCCGGAGATCCCGAAGTACGACGCCGTCGATCCCATGCTGTCCGTGCCCGGCGGTGTCCAGGCCGGACTGTGGTGGTCGGACGGCGACGATCCGAGGACGCCGCTGGTGAGCCCTGCCTGCGCTCCCGCCGACCTGCTGGCCACGGTGCCCGTCACGCGCATCTACCAGGGCACACGGGACGTGTGCATGGCCGATGCGACGGTCTTCCGGGACCGGGCGGTCGCGGCGGGCGCCGACGTCACCCTGAAGGTCTACCCGGGCGGATTCCACGTGTTCCCCGCCTTCCCCCGCCTGCCCGAGTCCAGGGACGTCTATACGGACATCGCCGCGTTCCTCGGCCGGCCGGCCCTGCCCTAG
- a CDS encoding trimeric intracellular cation channel family protein, translated as METASHIALAADLLGVFFFAVSGSLLAVRKGFDLVGSLLLASLASLGGGVARDLIIDVPPAAFTEPLYLLPPLLATVLVYFVFSGVERVKRVLVLFDAAGLALFCITGTVKALDAGLHPVSAGLLGVTTAVGGGLLRDVVANEIPQLFDPRDIYALPAMLGATIVTVLYLTGSFTLVTGMVAASLVFSLRMLAWRYGWHAPLAARTAAARK; from the coding sequence ATGGAAACCGCTTCACACATCGCCCTCGCCGCCGACCTCCTCGGGGTCTTCTTCTTCGCCGTCTCCGGGTCGCTCCTGGCGGTCCGCAAGGGGTTCGACCTCGTGGGGTCCCTCCTGCTCGCCTCCCTCGCGTCGCTCGGAGGAGGAGTCGCCCGTGACCTCATCATCGACGTCCCGCCGGCGGCGTTCACCGAACCGCTGTACCTGCTGCCTCCGCTGCTCGCGACGGTGCTGGTGTACTTCGTCTTCTCCGGCGTCGAGCGCGTCAAGCGCGTCCTGGTCCTCTTCGACGCCGCGGGGCTCGCCCTGTTCTGCATCACCGGCACCGTGAAGGCCCTTGACGCCGGCCTGCACCCGGTATCGGCCGGGCTGCTGGGCGTGACGACCGCTGTGGGCGGGGGTCTGCTGCGGGACGTCGTCGCCAACGAGATCCCGCAGCTCTTCGACCCGCGTGACATCTACGCCCTCCCGGCGATGCTGGGCGCCACCATCGTCACCGTGCTGTACCTGACGGGATCCTTCACGCTCGTCACCGGGATGGTCGCAGCCTCGCTCGTGTTCTCCCTGCGCATGCTCGCATGGCGGTACGGGTGGCATGCGCCGCTCGCGGCAAGGACGGCCGCCGCGCGAAAGTAG
- a CDS encoding HIT family protein, producing MEFVHHAPEGYLCPFCDLARGDFSNPRNLCRPGDVIYSDDLVLAFIASHGFEPNPGHVLITPREHVELLYELPDDVAARIMTLTRDIAIAIKLAWTPDGVSTRQHNEPAGSQHVWHYHQHVLPRWHDDGFYFTPKRPIVDPAVRARKADELRAFLPKR from the coding sequence ATGGAGTTCGTCCACCACGCTCCCGAGGGCTACCTATGCCCCTTCTGCGATCTGGCGCGCGGGGACTTCAGCAACCCCAGGAACCTGTGCCGCCCGGGTGACGTCATCTACTCCGACGACCTGGTGCTGGCCTTCATCGCCTCGCACGGCTTCGAGCCGAACCCCGGCCACGTGCTCATCACCCCGCGCGAGCACGTCGAGCTGCTCTACGAACTGCCCGACGACGTCGCCGCCCGCATCATGACGCTCACCCGGGACATCGCGATCGCGATCAAGCTCGCCTGGACCCCGGACGGCGTCTCCACGCGGCAGCACAACGAGCCCGCCGGCAGCCAGCACGTCTGGCATTACCACCAGCACGTCCTCCCCCGCTGGCACGACGACGGCTTCTACTTCACGCCGAAGCGCCCCATCGTGGACCCGGCCGTGAGGGCGCGGAAGGCCGACGAGCTGAGGGCGTTCCTCCCGAAGCGGTAG
- a CDS encoding polyprenyl synthetase family protein: MTQSFNPGWTSVGHASALDTADIPDAGALRLPPGFALIAEDPDLGPSVSSCLAEVEKQLREAIANSDPLADATSRHLVEAGGKRIRPLLTILASHLGNPARAKVVQAAVVVELTHLATLYHDDVMDSAPYRRGAPTAHEVWGNSVAILTGDLIFARASILVSELGGEALGIQARTFERLCLGQLHETVGPREGQDDLEHYLSVIADKTGSLVAASGQLGAIFADTPREVVDVMVSYGEKVGVAFQLADDVIDVTGLKVKSGKAPGTDLREGVPTLPVILLRRAAAAGDQSAADVVALVDGDLSSDEALAEVVAAVRAHPQTQEAWAVAQRWADDAVAALSPLPDSVVKRALASFAQAVVSRDV; encoded by the coding sequence GTGACACAATCCTTCAACCCCGGGTGGACCAGCGTGGGCCACGCCAGCGCGCTGGACACCGCGGACATCCCGGACGCAGGTGCCCTGCGCCTGCCGCCCGGCTTCGCCCTCATCGCCGAGGACCCGGACCTGGGACCCTCCGTCTCGTCGTGCCTCGCAGAGGTGGAGAAGCAGCTCCGCGAGGCCATCGCCAACTCCGATCCCCTGGCCGACGCCACGAGCCGTCACCTCGTCGAGGCCGGCGGCAAGCGGATCCGCCCCCTGCTGACGATCCTCGCGTCGCACCTCGGCAACCCGGCCCGGGCCAAGGTGGTGCAGGCGGCCGTCGTCGTCGAACTGACGCACCTCGCCACGCTGTACCACGACGACGTCATGGACTCCGCCCCCTACCGCCGCGGAGCCCCGACGGCGCACGAGGTGTGGGGCAACTCCGTGGCCATCCTCACCGGCGACCTCATCTTCGCGCGGGCCTCGATCCTCGTCTCCGAACTCGGCGGCGAGGCGCTCGGCATCCAGGCGCGGACCTTCGAGCGGCTGTGCCTCGGCCAGCTGCACGAGACGGTCGGTCCACGCGAGGGCCAGGACGACCTCGAGCACTACCTCTCCGTGATCGCCGACAAGACCGGCTCCCTCGTGGCCGCCTCGGGGCAGCTCGGCGCGATCTTCGCGGACACCCCGCGGGAGGTCGTCGACGTCATGGTCTCCTACGGAGAGAAGGTCGGTGTCGCCTTCCAGCTCGCCGACGACGTCATCGACGTCACGGGCCTGAAGGTGAAGTCCGGCAAGGCCCCCGGGACGGACCTGCGGGAGGGCGTGCCCACCCTGCCGGTCATCCTGCTGCGCCGTGCCGCAGCGGCGGGCGACCAGTCGGCGGCCGACGTCGTCGCGCTGGTGGACGGCGACCTCTCCTCGGACGAGGCCCTCGCCGAGGTGGTCGCCGCCGTGCGCGCGCATCCGCAGACGCAGGAGGCCTGGGCCGTGGCGCAGCGGTGGGCGGACGATGCCGTGGCCGCCCTCAGTCCCCTGCCGGACAGCGTCGTCAAGCGTGCGCTGGCCAGCTTCGCGCAGGCCGTGGTCAGCAGGGACGTCTAG
- a CDS encoding geranylgeranyl reductase family protein, producing the protein MTVLIVGAGPAGSTAAYYLARAGIEVTVLEKTWFPREKVCGDGLTPRATRELQLLGLPHDESEGWRRNKGLRLIAGKRTVEVPWPELSDFPDYGLVRTRLGFDEALAQHARTAGATILEGHAVTAALRDDAGRVTGVTANVLDADGRRTGETRTFTADVVLAADGNSTRTAVSLGLQKRDDRPLGVAVRTYFTSPRTDDDWMEGWLELPDATGKPLPGYGWVFGVGDGTSNVGLGILNSSAEFGKLDYKQVLRDWTAGMPSEWGFTPGNQVGEIRGAALPMGFNRTPHYSPGLLLLGDAGGMVSPFNGEGISYAMESARYAAEFIERAQGVGSPLGRDQVMSGYAPHVRAQWGSHFTLGRVFAQLIGKPAVMSLALRTGMPVPVLMRFVVRMLANLTDAGGRGFEDRVIHLLESLVPPTSNQPSLTGYLRAQSAAPLG; encoded by the coding sequence ATGACCGTCCTGATCGTCGGCGCGGGCCCGGCGGGATCCACTGCGGCGTACTACCTCGCACGCGCGGGCATCGAGGTCACGGTGCTCGAGAAGACCTGGTTCCCCCGCGAGAAGGTGTGCGGTGACGGACTGACGCCCCGCGCCACCCGCGAGCTGCAGCTCCTCGGCCTGCCGCACGACGAGAGCGAGGGGTGGCGCCGCAACAAGGGCCTCCGCCTCATCGCGGGAAAGCGCACCGTGGAGGTGCCCTGGCCCGAGCTCAGCGACTTCCCCGACTACGGCCTGGTCCGCACGCGCCTCGGCTTCGACGAGGCGCTGGCGCAGCATGCCCGTACCGCCGGTGCCACCATCCTCGAGGGACATGCCGTGACCGCCGCGCTGCGCGACGATGCCGGCCGGGTCACCGGGGTGACGGCGAACGTGCTCGACGCCGACGGGCGCAGGACGGGCGAGACGCGCACCTTCACGGCCGACGTCGTGCTCGCCGCCGACGGCAACTCGACGCGCACCGCCGTCAGCCTCGGACTGCAGAAGCGCGACGACCGGCCCCTCGGCGTCGCCGTGAGGACGTACTTCACCAGCCCGCGCACCGACGATGACTGGATGGAGGGGTGGCTCGAGCTCCCCGACGCCACCGGCAAGCCGCTGCCCGGCTACGGCTGGGTCTTCGGTGTCGGTGACGGCACCTCGAACGTGGGCCTCGGGATCCTCAACTCGTCGGCGGAGTTCGGCAAGCTCGACTACAAGCAGGTCCTGCGGGACTGGACCGCGGGCATGCCCTCCGAGTGGGGGTTCACGCCCGGGAACCAGGTCGGCGAGATCCGCGGCGCGGCACTGCCCATGGGCTTCAACCGCACGCCGCACTACAGCCCCGGGCTGCTGCTGCTCGGGGACGCCGGCGGCATGGTGTCGCCGTTCAACGGCGAGGGGATCTCCTACGCGATGGAATCGGCGCGGTACGCCGCCGAGTTCATCGAGCGGGCACAGGGCGTGGGCTCGCCGCTCGGACGCGACCAGGTGATGTCCGGCTACGCGCCCCATGTACGGGCGCAGTGGGGGAGCCACTTCACGCTCGGGCGCGTCTTCGCGCAGCTGATCGGCAAGCCCGCCGTCATGTCCCTGGCCCTCCGCACCGGCATGCCGGTGCCCGTGCTCATGCGGTTCGTGGTCCGGATGCTCGCCAACCTGACGGACGCGGGCGGCCGCGGCTTCGAGGACCGGGTCATCCACCTGCTCGAATCGCTCGTGCCACCCACCTCGAACCAGCCGTCCCTGACCGGCTATCTGCGTGCGCAAAGCGCCGCCCCACTTGGTTAG
- a CDS encoding demethylmenaquinone methyltransferase codes for MNRASLEKRPDEVAAMFDDVAPRYDVVNDVLSMGQTRRWRRIVVDAVGAEPGQRVLDLAAGTGTSSEPYADAGIDVVACDFSLGMLKVGKRRRPDIAFVAGDATNLPFADDSFDASTISFGLRNVNEPKKALAEMLRVTRPGGRLVIAEFSQPTVALWRTTYTEYLMRALPAIARKVSSNPDAYVYLAESIRAWPNQDELAGWLAEAGWQDVEYRNLNGGIVAVHRATKAPAAPGEEPLRPGQVRLRRTSAAA; via the coding sequence GTGAATCGTGCATCGCTGGAGAAGCGTCCTGACGAAGTGGCAGCCATGTTCGACGACGTGGCCCCCCGGTACGACGTCGTCAACGACGTCCTGTCCATGGGACAGACGCGCCGATGGCGGCGCATCGTGGTGGACGCCGTCGGCGCGGAGCCCGGCCAGCGCGTGCTGGACCTCGCTGCGGGCACCGGCACGTCGAGCGAACCCTACGCCGACGCCGGGATCGACGTCGTCGCCTGCGACTTCTCACTCGGCATGCTGAAGGTCGGCAAGCGCAGGCGGCCCGACATCGCGTTCGTGGCCGGCGATGCGACGAACTTGCCCTTCGCCGACGACTCCTTCGACGCGTCGACCATCTCCTTCGGGCTCCGCAACGTCAACGAGCCGAAGAAGGCGCTCGCCGAGATGCTGCGCGTCACCCGGCCGGGAGGACGGCTCGTCATCGCCGAGTTCTCGCAGCCCACGGTCGCCCTCTGGCGCACCACCTACACCGAGTACCTGATGCGCGCGCTGCCGGCGATCGCCCGGAAGGTCAGCTCGAACCCCGACGCCTACGTCTACCTCGCGGAGTCGATCCGCGCCTGGCCGAACCAGGACGAACTCGCGGGCTGGCTCGCCGAGGCCGGCTGGCAGGACGTCGAATACCGGAACCTGAACGGCGGGATCGTCGCCGTCCACCGCGCCACCAAGGCACCCGCCGCACCCGGCGAGGAGCCGCTCCGACCCGGACAGGTCCGCCTGCGCCGCACGTCCGCGGCCGCGTAG